The Candidatus Methylomirabilota bacterium sequence TGAGATCGTGGGAGACCGAACTGAGGAGCGAGCTACGCAGTCGCTCGGCTTCTGCGCGTATCTGCGCTTCTTGCGCGGCCTCGGCGAGCCTGGTGCGCTCCAGCGCCAGGGCGGTCTGATTGGCGAAGGTCTCAAGCTGGTGCAGTTGCTCGGGCGCCTGCAGCGATTGTGGCTCTGCCGGTTGCAGCCCCAACACGCCGAGCGTCCCCTGGGACGCAACCAGCGGGAGGTACAGCGCCTTTGCCCCCGGCAGTGTTGACGTCCCGAGTCCGGCCATCTGCCCGTGCTCATGCACCCACTGAGCCACCCCGAGCTCGGAACTGGTCATCTCGAACTGAGCCGAGAGCGCCGTCTGCAGACTGAGGTGGCCGCCCGGGTCAGGAAGTAACCACGCCACCTGGCCCCCAAACACCTCGGCGATGTGCCGGCCGGCGGCCCGCAGGAGATTGTCCACGCCTCGCGTGCTGGCCAGCTCCCGGCTCAGCGCGTACAGCGCCGCGGTCCGTCGCTCACGCTGGCGCGTCAGCTCTGCGTGGGTGCGGATCCGCACCGTGAGCCCGCTGATGACGAGCGCAACCACCAGCATAACCGCAAAGGTGATGAGATATTGGGCATCGGCCACGACAAAGGTGAGGTAGGGAGGCACGAAGAAGAAATCGAAGGCCGCCACACTCAGGATGGAGGCCAGGACAGAGGGACCAGGCCCGGATCGAGCGGCGACGCCGGTCACCCCGAGCAGGTACACCATGATCAGATTGGAGAGCCCGAAATACGGAAACATCAGCCACGCCACCGCCGTGCAGAGCGTGACGACAGCCATGGCGCGGCCGTAGGCGGACCAGTCCAGCTCAGGGGCTCGCTCCACCCTGGCAACCGGCGCGGGCGGAGCCCCGGTCCGGCTGATGACATAGATGTCGATGTCGCCACTGCCGCGCATCAGGGCGTCTACGATCGAGCCCGCCGTGATTCGCCTCCAGAGGGAGCGAGATGGCTTCCCCAGGATGATCTTGGTGACGTTACGCGCTTTGGCGTACCGCAGGACCTCCTCACTTTCATTGGCCCGCAACCCGCTTAAGGTCACCGCCTCCGCCCCAAGCGTCTCAGCCAGCCGGAGCGTGTCGCCAACGCGCCTGCGGTCTGCCTCATTCAGCCGCGCATGCGCGGGCGTCTCGATGTACACCGCGATCCATTCCGCTCGCAGCGCCGCTGCCATCCGCTTACCGGCCCGGACAGTCTGGGCAGCATGAGGACTCGGACTGACCAGGACCATCAGACGCTCCGT is a genomic window containing:
- a CDS encoding sensor histidine kinase KdpD; the encoded protein is VYTTLNIQHLESLNDVVTKITGVIVRETIPDSVLEQAEEIELIDLPPDDLLQRFKEGKIYVPELAREAIDHFFRKGNLIALRELALRRTADRVDAEMRAYMRDQTIPTTWPVTERLMVLVSPSPHAAQTVRAGKRMAAALRAEWIAVYIETPAHARLNEADRRRVGDTLRLAETLGAEAVTLSGLRANESEEVLRYAKARNVTKIILGKPSRSLWRRITAGSIVDALMRGSGDIDIYVISRTGAPPAPVARVERAPELDWSAYGRAMAVVTLCTAVAWLMFPYFGLSNLIMVYLLGVTGVAARSGPGPSVLASILSVAAFDFFFVPPYLTFVVADAQYLITFAVMLVVALVISGLTVRIRTHAELTRQRERRTAALYALSRELASTRGVDNLLRAAGRHIAEVFGGQVAWLLPDPGGHLSLQTALSAQFEMTSSELGVAQWVHEHGQMAGLGTSTLPGAKALYLPLVASQGTLGVLGLQPAEPQSLQAPEQLHQLETFANQTALALERTRLAEAAQEAQIRAEAERLRSSLLSSVSHDLRTPLASITGAASSLLEGDKMLDAVTQKELLETLSEEAERLNRLVNNLLEMTQLESGTLQARKEWYPLEEVVGVALGRLAKLLRDRSVTTSLPADLPLVPIDDVLLEQVLINLLDNAIKHTPDDSPLEITAWAEPGAVTVEVADRGPGLTPGDEKRVFDKFYRGPGRTSRGAGLGLAICRGIVEAHGGRIWAENRPEGGVTFRFTIPLTGTPPELEGIDA